The following are encoded together in the Solenopsis invicta isolate M01_SB chromosome 14, UNIL_Sinv_3.0, whole genome shotgun sequence genome:
- the LOC113005705 gene encoding uncharacterized protein LOC113005705, giving the protein MEKGQVGEVVGKEKIWTITYADDIVLLAERQAELKEMMKRFRKYLEKKELSLSADKSKVLVFENGRGRRKKREWKWKKENIEEVKEIRYLGYMLQKKESAEKHTRERLRRVIAMKRTWSIEERIFKEDFRRRIKIFEALVRSVALYGAEVWDWRDEKTLDGIKRKYAKWILSLDRRTPNYILLEETKMEEIRIQAIKRALTIRYEKKREKENSEGMHKRSGKETA; this is encoded by the coding sequence ATGGAAAAAGGGCAGGTTGGAGAAGTCGTAGGTAAAGAAAAAATCTGGACTATAACATATGCAGACGATATCGTTTTATTGGCAGAAAGACAAGCGGAACTGAAAGAGATGATGAAGAGATTCAGAAAATACTTAGAGAAAAAGGAGTTGAGCTTAAGCGCAGATAAATCGAAAGTACTGGTTTTTGAAAacggaagaggaagaagaaagaagagagaatggaaatggaaaaaagaaaacatagaAGAAGTCAAAGAGATAAGATATCTTGGCTACATgctgcaaaaaaaagaaagcgcgGAGAAACATACAAGAGAAAGACTGCGAAGAGTAATAGCGATGAAAAGGACATGGAGCATAGAAGAAAGAATATTCAAAGAAGACtttagaagaagaataaaaatatttgaagcacTAGTAAGAAGCGTGGCCCTATACGGGGCAGAAGTGTGGGACTGGAGAGACGAAAAAACACTAGAcggaataaaaaggaaatacGCGAAATGGATATTAAGTCTGGACAGAAGAACACCGAACTATATACTACTGGAGGAGACAAAAATGGAAGAAATCAGAATACAGGCGATCAAAAGAGCACTCACAATTAGATAtgaaaaaaagcgagaaaaagaaaatagtgaAGGAATGCATAAGAGATCTGGAAAAGAGACGGCCTAA